In one window of Ostrinia nubilalis chromosome 19, ilOstNubi1.1, whole genome shotgun sequence DNA:
- the LOC135081249 gene encoding putative nuclease HARBI1, translating into MNAINAIVHLANNADPARRRKLYRQRSNPFDLRDLNFKIKYRFNKDTVRTIIDLVEDDLVQSARGGGTCPELQVLVAIRCWGRREVQDDAGDLHGLSQPTVSRICARVAHAIANKANSFIKMPITIGEQERISAKFRAIKNFPGVIGAIDCTHIKIKKTGGDMAQYYINRKGYYSLNVQVVCDADLKIMDIVARWRGSTHDSRIFMESNIKQRFEDRQFRGRLIGDSGYPLLPYLFTPILRPSRPEEEAYNNAHISTRNTVERCFGVWKQRFQCLLHGLPVSLQNGKAVIIALAVLHNIAIDMNDTLLEQHMEQVPVTPQLSTENSVHDNRPSLLRRRSQLILQNFINQHF; encoded by the exons atgaatgctataaatgcaattgtgcatttagccaataatgccgacccagcgcgacgtagaaagctctaccgccaacgaagcaacccattcgatttgcgggacctaaattttaaaataaaatataggttcaataaggacacagtgcgcaccatcatagatttggtggaagatgatctggttcagagcgctagaggtggtggcacgtgtcctgaactgcaagttttagtggccataagatgttggggacgtcgtgag gtacaagatgatgctggtgacctccatggcctaagtcagccgacagtgagccggatatgcgccagagtcgcgcatgcaatcgcgaataaggcaaattccttcatcaaaatgcctatcactataggagagcaggaaagaattagtgccaaatttagagcaattaaaaattttcctggggtgataggagccatagattgcacccacattaaaattaaaaaaaccggaggtgacatggcccagtactatattaatagaaaaggctattattccctgaatgttcag gttgtctgtgatgctgacctcaaaataatggatatagtggctagatggcgaggcagtacacatgacagtcgaatttttatggagagcaatataaaacaacgatttgaggataggcagtttagaggacgccttattggcgattcgggctaccctcttctgccatatctatttacacctattttaaggcctagtcgtccagaagaagaagcatacaataatgctcacatctcaactaggaacactgttgaaaggtgttttggggtgtggaagcagcggttccaatgcctactccatggcttaccagtaagcctccaaaatggaaaagctgtgatcatagcattggctgtattacataatatagccattgatatgaatgacacattgttag aacaacatatggagcaggtccctgtaactccgcaactttcgacggagaacagtgttcacgacaaccgaccttcattgttgaggcgtaggtcgcagttgatactacaaaattttataaatcaacatttttga